A single region of the Polyodon spathula isolate WHYD16114869_AA chromosome 12, ASM1765450v1, whole genome shotgun sequence genome encodes:
- the LOC121324590 gene encoding protein FAM193B-like isoform X3 translates to MHTCCLLCHRERKEWGTSPANGLPGSGIVPSLSQALMGEEQAGRKVPDAMPSLSQSLLGEVPLWICQSCRKSVEDEERRAAQEQALTVSHSHSSCKTQSCGNGYPDHGSSVDWDPSSFLSAHKLSGLWNSAHTNGGAHCNHTAASHTQQGGTAGPNCHEKRPSHEAPGKAAKPAGTKVCPYSHPASQNSSGAAPGSPLSTSSDLCKTTPKHFKTMCRRPTPPGEAFHSAEHHQHSDLAVPPNSPTGLSSQHSSLLSPKQVPSQHVHAALPGSGSATHTPFSPLVPNLHVPVSKTAAGPDSPASLHKPGVCKNAHVPQANTPHTKMAAPPTGCSHPCNAHSNGTGASPSMAHLPSGGCRDQACKGHKPANGTACHPPCELEEGLCEDEDSSSERSSCASSSTNQKDGKYCDCCYCEFFGHNAPPAAPTSRNYAEIREKLRSRLTRRKEEVPQQLDSDPAEPSAIDHRDVNELLDFINSNEPKPVNSAKAAKRARHKQKKKEMEKVQQCSMEPPRPDRCSSPPGQQAVGAVTGENGRLLEWPQLELERVNSFLTSRLEEIKNTIKDSIRASFSMYDLNLDVNDFPKKAATLESNRLLSHLNGTSELQQIDLDLSPLTLGSLKNHLVNGREELGSADSLAASATPSLSKLIRARSSERNGSSNTGTSPVPPPCTATKEECPDPKDTAAAGAGNGKQRKGKKQQQQQQSKTPKPEPQKTNETQARVSGSGSSSKATSKQSAQSLPLAVEPHKGQAVQGKRPEESKGNRQGQNGAIDAGGCRQLERYSGEPLDIKSGPRVELEPEARAHTVASTGSQQPKGKSKKNKNKTDKSSSSVDDVFLPKDLDGTEMDEIDREVEYFKRFCLDSAKQTRQKVAVNWSNFSLKKVPSNAAQ, encoded by the exons ATGCACACCTGCTGCCTGCTGTGCCACCGCGAGCGCAAGGAATGGGGCACGAGCCCTGCTAACGGGCTGCCTGGCTCTGGAATAGTGCCGTCGCTCTCGCAGGCCCTGATGGGAGAggagcaggcaggcaggaaggtGCCGGATGCCATGCCGTCACTGTCTCAAAGCCTGCTGGGAGAGGTGCCCCTGTGGATCTGTCAGAGCTGCCGGAAGAGTGTGGAGGATGAGGAGAGAAGGGCAGCGCAGGAGCAGGCTCTCACA GTGTCCCATTCGCACTCCTCCTGTAAGACACAGAGCTGTGGGAACGGATATCCGGATCACGGCAGCTCTGTGGACTGGGACCCCAGCTCCTTCCTGTCTGCCCACAAGCTCTCGGGGCTGTGGAACTCTGCACACACGAATGGGGGAGCGCACTGTAACCACACGGCTGCCTCGCACACACAGCAGG gCGGTACGGCGGGACCAAACTGCCACGAAAAAAGGCCTTCTCATGAGGCTCCTGGCAAAGCCGCAAAGCCTGCTGGGACCAAGGTTTGTCCTTATAGTCACCCAGCGTCCCAGAATTCCAGTGGGGCGGCTCCCGGCTCTCCCCTCTCTACCTCCTCTGATCTGTGCAAGACCACCCCCAAGCACTTCAAGACCATGTGCCGGAGACCCACGCCTCCCG GCGAAGCTTTCCACTCAGCAGAGCACCATCAGCACTCGGACCTAGCAGTGCCGCCCAACAGTCCCACGGGGCTCTCTTCCCAGCATTCCTCTCTGCTCTCGCCCAAACAGGTGCCCAGCCAGCATGTACATGCGGCCTTGCCTGGCTCGGGGTCGGCCACACATACTCCTTTCTCACCTCTGGTACCAAACCTTCACGTGCCAGTATCCAAGACCGCGGCTGGGCCGGACAGTCCCGCCTCTTTACACAAGCCGGGGGTGTGCAAGAACGCTCATGTTCCACAGgccaacacaccacacaccaaaATGGCAGCACCCCCTACTGGGTGCAGTCATCCCTGCAATGCGCACAGCAATGGGACCGGCGCATCTCCCAGCATGGCACATTtaccctctggaggctgcag GGACCAGGCATGCAAAGGGCACAAGCCGGCGAATGGGACTGCCTGCCACCCACCCTGTGAGCTGGAGGAGGGACTCTGCGAGGACGAAGACAGCAGCTCCGAGAGAAGCTCCTGTGCATCGTCCTCCACCAATCAGAAGGACGGGAAGTACTGTGACTGCTGCTACTGCGAGTTCTTCGGACACAACGCG CCCCCTGCCGCCCCAACGAGCCGGAACTACGCAGAGATCCGAGAGAAGCTGCGCTCGCGACTGACCCGGCGCAAAGAGGAGGTGCCACAGCAGCTGGACTCGGACCCGGCCGAGCCCAGTGCCATCGACCACAGAGACGTCAACGAGCTGCTGGACTTCATCAACAGCAACGAGCCCAAACCTGTCAACAGCGCCAAAGCTGCCAAGCGTGCCCGCCACAAACAGAAGAAGAAG GAGATGGAGAAGGTTCAGCAGTGCAGCATGGAGCCCCCGAGGCCTGACCGGTGCTCTTCTCCCCCAGGGCAGCAGGCAGTGGGGGCTGTGACGGGGGAGAACGGCCGGCTGCTGGAGTGGCctcagctggagctggagcgggTGAACAGCTTCCTGACGAGCCGGCTGGAGGAGATCAAGAACACCATCAAGGACTCGATCCGCGCCTCCTTCAGCATGTACGACCTCAACCTGGACGTCAATGACTTCCCCAAGAAAGCCGCCACCCTGGAGAGCAACCGCCTGCTGTCACACCTCAACGGCACCTCCGAGCTGCAGCAGATTGACTTGGACCTGTCCCCGCTGACCTTGGGCAGTCTGAAGAACCACCTGGTGAACGGCAGGGAGGAGCTGGGCTCAGCTGACAGCCTCGCAGCCAGCGCCACGCCCAGCCTCTCTAAACTGATCCGGGCGCGCTCGTCTGAGAGGAATGGGAGTTCCAACACCGGCACTTCCCCGGTACCACCACCGTGCACCGCCACCAAGGAGGAATGCCCAGACCCCAAAGATACAGCAGCTGCAGGAGCTGGCAATGGCAAGCAGAGGAAAggcaagaagcagcagcagcagcagcagtccaaGACCCCCAAGCCTGAACCCCAGAAAACAAATGAGACGCAAGCCAGGGTATCTGGGTCCGGAAGTAGCTCCAAAGCGACCTCAAAACAATCAGCCCAATCTCTGCCCTTGGCAGTGGAGCCCCACAAGGGCCAGGCGGTCCAAGGCAAGAGGCCTGAAGAAAGCAAGGGGAACAGGCAGGGCCAGAATGGGGCCATTGACGCAGGCGGCTGCAGGCAGCTAGAGAGGTACAGCGGAGAGCCCCTGGATATAAAAAGTGGCCCCAGAGTGGAGCTTGAACCTGAAGCGAGGGCCCACACCGTTGCATCTACAGGCTCCCAGCAGCCCAAGGGAAAGAGcaaaaagaacaagaacaagacaGACAAGTCCAGCAGTTCCGTCG atgATGTGTTTCTCCCCAAAGATCTGGATGGGACTGAAATGGATGAAATTGACCGGGAGGTGGAATACTTTAAGAG GTTTTGCCTGGATTCTGCCAAACAAACGCGACAGAAAGTGGCGGTGAACTGGTCCAACTTCAGCCTGAAGAAGGTTCCTTCAAATGCAGCTCAGTGA
- the LOC121324590 gene encoding protein FAM193B-like isoform X1 yields the protein MARKKNKQVGAVNKEPLAGQESLAKSSTLSPGDAAGSGGDVGVDRQPKTNQPLPVGAASAQSMHTCCLLCHRERKEWGTSPANGLPGSGIVPSLSQALMGEEQAGRKVPDAMPSLSQSLLGEVPLWICQSCRKSVEDEERRAAQEQALTVSHSHSSCKTQSCGNGYPDHGSSVDWDPSSFLSAHKLSGLWNSAHTNGGAHCNHTAASHTQQGGTAGPNCHEKRPSHEAPGKAAKPAGTKVCPYSHPASQNSSGAAPGSPLSTSSDLCKTTPKHFKTMCRRPTPPGEAFHSAEHHQHSDLAVPPNSPTGLSSQHSSLLSPKQVPSQHVHAALPGSGSATHTPFSPLVPNLHVPVSKTAAGPDSPASLHKPGVCKNAHVPQANTPHTKMAAPPTGCSHPCNAHSNGTGASPSMAHLPSGGCRDQACKGHKPANGTACHPPCELEEGLCEDEDSSSERSSCASSSTNQKDGKYCDCCYCEFFGHNAPPAAPTSRNYAEIREKLRSRLTRRKEEVPQQLDSDPAEPSAIDHRDVNELLDFINSNEPKPVNSAKAAKRARHKQKKKEMEKVQQCSMEPPRPDRCSSPPGQQAVGAVTGENGRLLEWPQLELERVNSFLTSRLEEIKNTIKDSIRASFSMYDLNLDVNDFPKKAATLESNRLLSHLNGTSELQQIDLDLSPLTLGSLKNHLVNGREELGSADSLAASATPSLSKLIRARSSERNGSSNTGTSPVPPPCTATKEECPDPKDTAAAGAGNGKQRKGKKQQQQQQSKTPKPEPQKTNETQARVSGSGSSSKATSKQSAQSLPLAVEPHKGQAVQGKRPEESKGNRQGQNGAIDAGGCRQLERYSGEPLDIKSGPRVELEPEARAHTVASTGSQQPKGKSKKNKNKTDKSSSSVDDVFLPKDLDGTEMDEIDREVEYFKRFCLDSAKQTRQKVAVNWSNFSLKKVPSNAAQ from the exons CCGCTGCCTGTCGGCGCTGCCTCTGCCCAGTCCATGCACACCTGCTGCCTGCTGTGCCACCGCGAGCGCAAGGAATGGGGCACGAGCCCTGCTAACGGGCTGCCTGGCTCTGGAATAGTGCCGTCGCTCTCGCAGGCCCTGATGGGAGAggagcaggcaggcaggaaggtGCCGGATGCCATGCCGTCACTGTCTCAAAGCCTGCTGGGAGAGGTGCCCCTGTGGATCTGTCAGAGCTGCCGGAAGAGTGTGGAGGATGAGGAGAGAAGGGCAGCGCAGGAGCAGGCTCTCACA GTGTCCCATTCGCACTCCTCCTGTAAGACACAGAGCTGTGGGAACGGATATCCGGATCACGGCAGCTCTGTGGACTGGGACCCCAGCTCCTTCCTGTCTGCCCACAAGCTCTCGGGGCTGTGGAACTCTGCACACACGAATGGGGGAGCGCACTGTAACCACACGGCTGCCTCGCACACACAGCAGG gCGGTACGGCGGGACCAAACTGCCACGAAAAAAGGCCTTCTCATGAGGCTCCTGGCAAAGCCGCAAAGCCTGCTGGGACCAAGGTTTGTCCTTATAGTCACCCAGCGTCCCAGAATTCCAGTGGGGCGGCTCCCGGCTCTCCCCTCTCTACCTCCTCTGATCTGTGCAAGACCACCCCCAAGCACTTCAAGACCATGTGCCGGAGACCCACGCCTCCCG GCGAAGCTTTCCACTCAGCAGAGCACCATCAGCACTCGGACCTAGCAGTGCCGCCCAACAGTCCCACGGGGCTCTCTTCCCAGCATTCCTCTCTGCTCTCGCCCAAACAGGTGCCCAGCCAGCATGTACATGCGGCCTTGCCTGGCTCGGGGTCGGCCACACATACTCCTTTCTCACCTCTGGTACCAAACCTTCACGTGCCAGTATCCAAGACCGCGGCTGGGCCGGACAGTCCCGCCTCTTTACACAAGCCGGGGGTGTGCAAGAACGCTCATGTTCCACAGgccaacacaccacacaccaaaATGGCAGCACCCCCTACTGGGTGCAGTCATCCCTGCAATGCGCACAGCAATGGGACCGGCGCATCTCCCAGCATGGCACATTtaccctctggaggctgcag GGACCAGGCATGCAAAGGGCACAAGCCGGCGAATGGGACTGCCTGCCACCCACCCTGTGAGCTGGAGGAGGGACTCTGCGAGGACGAAGACAGCAGCTCCGAGAGAAGCTCCTGTGCATCGTCCTCCACCAATCAGAAGGACGGGAAGTACTGTGACTGCTGCTACTGCGAGTTCTTCGGACACAACGCG CCCCCTGCCGCCCCAACGAGCCGGAACTACGCAGAGATCCGAGAGAAGCTGCGCTCGCGACTGACCCGGCGCAAAGAGGAGGTGCCACAGCAGCTGGACTCGGACCCGGCCGAGCCCAGTGCCATCGACCACAGAGACGTCAACGAGCTGCTGGACTTCATCAACAGCAACGAGCCCAAACCTGTCAACAGCGCCAAAGCTGCCAAGCGTGCCCGCCACAAACAGAAGAAGAAG GAGATGGAGAAGGTTCAGCAGTGCAGCATGGAGCCCCCGAGGCCTGACCGGTGCTCTTCTCCCCCAGGGCAGCAGGCAGTGGGGGCTGTGACGGGGGAGAACGGCCGGCTGCTGGAGTGGCctcagctggagctggagcgggTGAACAGCTTCCTGACGAGCCGGCTGGAGGAGATCAAGAACACCATCAAGGACTCGATCCGCGCCTCCTTCAGCATGTACGACCTCAACCTGGACGTCAATGACTTCCCCAAGAAAGCCGCCACCCTGGAGAGCAACCGCCTGCTGTCACACCTCAACGGCACCTCCGAGCTGCAGCAGATTGACTTGGACCTGTCCCCGCTGACCTTGGGCAGTCTGAAGAACCACCTGGTGAACGGCAGGGAGGAGCTGGGCTCAGCTGACAGCCTCGCAGCCAGCGCCACGCCCAGCCTCTCTAAACTGATCCGGGCGCGCTCGTCTGAGAGGAATGGGAGTTCCAACACCGGCACTTCCCCGGTACCACCACCGTGCACCGCCACCAAGGAGGAATGCCCAGACCCCAAAGATACAGCAGCTGCAGGAGCTGGCAATGGCAAGCAGAGGAAAggcaagaagcagcagcagcagcagcagtccaaGACCCCCAAGCCTGAACCCCAGAAAACAAATGAGACGCAAGCCAGGGTATCTGGGTCCGGAAGTAGCTCCAAAGCGACCTCAAAACAATCAGCCCAATCTCTGCCCTTGGCAGTGGAGCCCCACAAGGGCCAGGCGGTCCAAGGCAAGAGGCCTGAAGAAAGCAAGGGGAACAGGCAGGGCCAGAATGGGGCCATTGACGCAGGCGGCTGCAGGCAGCTAGAGAGGTACAGCGGAGAGCCCCTGGATATAAAAAGTGGCCCCAGAGTGGAGCTTGAACCTGAAGCGAGGGCCCACACCGTTGCATCTACAGGCTCCCAGCAGCCCAAGGGAAAGAGcaaaaagaacaagaacaagacaGACAAGTCCAGCAGTTCCGTCG atgATGTGTTTCTCCCCAAAGATCTGGATGGGACTGAAATGGATGAAATTGACCGGGAGGTGGAATACTTTAAGAG GTTTTGCCTGGATTCTGCCAAACAAACGCGACAGAAAGTGGCGGTGAACTGGTCCAACTTCAGCCTGAAGAAGGTTCCTTCAAATGCAGCTCAGTGA
- the LOC121324590 gene encoding protein FAM193B-like isoform X2 produces the protein MARKKNKQVGAVNKEPLAGQESLAKSSTLSPGDAAGSGGDVGVDRQPKTNQPLPVGAASAQSMHTCCLLCHRERKEWGTSPANGLPGSGIVPSLSQALMGEEQAGRKVPDAMPSLSQSLLGEVPLWICQSCRKSVEDEERRAAQEQALTVSHSHSSCKTQSCGNGYPDHGSSVDWDPSSFLSAHKLSGLWNSAHTNGGAHCNHTAASHTQQGGTAGPNCHEKRPSHEAPGKAAKPAGTKVCPYSHPASQNSSGAAPGSPLSTSSDLCKTTPKHFKTMCRRPTPPGEAFHSAEHHQHSDLAVPPNSPTGLSSQHSSLLSPKQVPSQHVHAALPGSGSATHTPFSPLVPNLHVPVSKTAAGPDSPASLHKPGVCKNAHVPQANTPHTKMAAPPTGCSHPCNAHSNGTGASPSMAHLPSGGCRDQACKGHKPANGTACHPPCELEEGLCEDEDSSSERSSCASSSTNQKDGKYCDCCYCEFFGHNAPPAAPTSRNYAEIREKLRSRLTRRKEEVPQQLDSDPAEPSAIDHRDVNELLDFINSNEPKPVNSAKAAKRARHKQKKKEMEKVQQCSMEPPRPDRCSSPPGQQAVGAVTGENGRLLEWPQLELERVNSFLTSRLEEIKNTIKDSIRASFSMYDLNLDVNDFPKKAATLESNRLLSHLNGTSELQQIDLDLSPLTLGSLKNHLVNGREELGSADSLAASATPSLSKLIRARSSERNGSSNTGTSPVPPPCTATKEECPDPKDTAAAGAGNGKQRKGKKQQQQQQSKTPKPEPQKTNETQARVSGSGSSSKATSKQSAQSLPLAVEPHKGQAVQGKRPEESKGNRQGQNGAIDAGGCRQLERYSGEPLDIKSGPRVELEPEARAHTVASTGSQQPKGKSKKNKNKTDKSSSSVDVFLPKDLDGTEMDEIDREVEYFKRFCLDSAKQTRQKVAVNWSNFSLKKVPSNAAQ, from the exons CCGCTGCCTGTCGGCGCTGCCTCTGCCCAGTCCATGCACACCTGCTGCCTGCTGTGCCACCGCGAGCGCAAGGAATGGGGCACGAGCCCTGCTAACGGGCTGCCTGGCTCTGGAATAGTGCCGTCGCTCTCGCAGGCCCTGATGGGAGAggagcaggcaggcaggaaggtGCCGGATGCCATGCCGTCACTGTCTCAAAGCCTGCTGGGAGAGGTGCCCCTGTGGATCTGTCAGAGCTGCCGGAAGAGTGTGGAGGATGAGGAGAGAAGGGCAGCGCAGGAGCAGGCTCTCACA GTGTCCCATTCGCACTCCTCCTGTAAGACACAGAGCTGTGGGAACGGATATCCGGATCACGGCAGCTCTGTGGACTGGGACCCCAGCTCCTTCCTGTCTGCCCACAAGCTCTCGGGGCTGTGGAACTCTGCACACACGAATGGGGGAGCGCACTGTAACCACACGGCTGCCTCGCACACACAGCAGG gCGGTACGGCGGGACCAAACTGCCACGAAAAAAGGCCTTCTCATGAGGCTCCTGGCAAAGCCGCAAAGCCTGCTGGGACCAAGGTTTGTCCTTATAGTCACCCAGCGTCCCAGAATTCCAGTGGGGCGGCTCCCGGCTCTCCCCTCTCTACCTCCTCTGATCTGTGCAAGACCACCCCCAAGCACTTCAAGACCATGTGCCGGAGACCCACGCCTCCCG GCGAAGCTTTCCACTCAGCAGAGCACCATCAGCACTCGGACCTAGCAGTGCCGCCCAACAGTCCCACGGGGCTCTCTTCCCAGCATTCCTCTCTGCTCTCGCCCAAACAGGTGCCCAGCCAGCATGTACATGCGGCCTTGCCTGGCTCGGGGTCGGCCACACATACTCCTTTCTCACCTCTGGTACCAAACCTTCACGTGCCAGTATCCAAGACCGCGGCTGGGCCGGACAGTCCCGCCTCTTTACACAAGCCGGGGGTGTGCAAGAACGCTCATGTTCCACAGgccaacacaccacacaccaaaATGGCAGCACCCCCTACTGGGTGCAGTCATCCCTGCAATGCGCACAGCAATGGGACCGGCGCATCTCCCAGCATGGCACATTtaccctctggaggctgcag GGACCAGGCATGCAAAGGGCACAAGCCGGCGAATGGGACTGCCTGCCACCCACCCTGTGAGCTGGAGGAGGGACTCTGCGAGGACGAAGACAGCAGCTCCGAGAGAAGCTCCTGTGCATCGTCCTCCACCAATCAGAAGGACGGGAAGTACTGTGACTGCTGCTACTGCGAGTTCTTCGGACACAACGCG CCCCCTGCCGCCCCAACGAGCCGGAACTACGCAGAGATCCGAGAGAAGCTGCGCTCGCGACTGACCCGGCGCAAAGAGGAGGTGCCACAGCAGCTGGACTCGGACCCGGCCGAGCCCAGTGCCATCGACCACAGAGACGTCAACGAGCTGCTGGACTTCATCAACAGCAACGAGCCCAAACCTGTCAACAGCGCCAAAGCTGCCAAGCGTGCCCGCCACAAACAGAAGAAGAAG GAGATGGAGAAGGTTCAGCAGTGCAGCATGGAGCCCCCGAGGCCTGACCGGTGCTCTTCTCCCCCAGGGCAGCAGGCAGTGGGGGCTGTGACGGGGGAGAACGGCCGGCTGCTGGAGTGGCctcagctggagctggagcgggTGAACAGCTTCCTGACGAGCCGGCTGGAGGAGATCAAGAACACCATCAAGGACTCGATCCGCGCCTCCTTCAGCATGTACGACCTCAACCTGGACGTCAATGACTTCCCCAAGAAAGCCGCCACCCTGGAGAGCAACCGCCTGCTGTCACACCTCAACGGCACCTCCGAGCTGCAGCAGATTGACTTGGACCTGTCCCCGCTGACCTTGGGCAGTCTGAAGAACCACCTGGTGAACGGCAGGGAGGAGCTGGGCTCAGCTGACAGCCTCGCAGCCAGCGCCACGCCCAGCCTCTCTAAACTGATCCGGGCGCGCTCGTCTGAGAGGAATGGGAGTTCCAACACCGGCACTTCCCCGGTACCACCACCGTGCACCGCCACCAAGGAGGAATGCCCAGACCCCAAAGATACAGCAGCTGCAGGAGCTGGCAATGGCAAGCAGAGGAAAggcaagaagcagcagcagcagcagcagtccaaGACCCCCAAGCCTGAACCCCAGAAAACAAATGAGACGCAAGCCAGGGTATCTGGGTCCGGAAGTAGCTCCAAAGCGACCTCAAAACAATCAGCCCAATCTCTGCCCTTGGCAGTGGAGCCCCACAAGGGCCAGGCGGTCCAAGGCAAGAGGCCTGAAGAAAGCAAGGGGAACAGGCAGGGCCAGAATGGGGCCATTGACGCAGGCGGCTGCAGGCAGCTAGAGAGGTACAGCGGAGAGCCCCTGGATATAAAAAGTGGCCCCAGAGTGGAGCTTGAACCTGAAGCGAGGGCCCACACCGTTGCATCTACAGGCTCCCAGCAGCCCAAGGGAAAGAGcaaaaagaacaagaacaagacaGACAAGTCCAGCAGTTCCGTCG ATGTGTTTCTCCCCAAAGATCTGGATGGGACTGAAATGGATGAAATTGACCGGGAGGTGGAATACTTTAAGAG GTTTTGCCTGGATTCTGCCAAACAAACGCGACAGAAAGTGGCGGTGAACTGGTCCAACTTCAGCCTGAAGAAGGTTCCTTCAAATGCAGCTCAGTGA